A DNA window from Paralichthys olivaceus isolate ysfri-2021 chromosome 3, ASM2471397v2, whole genome shotgun sequence contains the following coding sequences:
- the cherp gene encoding calcium homeostasis endoplasmic reticulum protein isoform X1: MDIPSAPEDQELRNVIDKLAQFVARNGPEFEKMTMEKQKDNPKFSFLFGGEYFSYYKCKLAMEQQQHPSTHDGEEYKTEDLYNPGAKEVVDIPPPPMAMIAPPPILPPAAPAIDELIQQSQWNLQQQEQHLHTLRQEQVTAAIALAMEQQTQKLLLESQLDITEFDNLLQPIIDTCTKDAISAGKNWMFNNAKTPQHCELMTSHLRNRIITDGAHFELRLHLIYLTNDVLHHCQRKQQKDLLAALQKVVVPIYCTSFLAVEEEKQQKITRLLQLWEKNGYFNDETIQQLQNPALGIGQYQASLITEYAAVVQPIQLAFQQQIQSLKTQHEEFVATLKQQHQQPQQPQPTPVAQLATPTEPEKAPLMTTQTGDVKPAMSGPPSGEFDGASSRPQDPSNPSGPSDIPPNKPAWYDPQHLGPWNPNQPPPFDPNQPPPPCPPWNSHEGMWNDQREPGNWSGGPPREGGPWSGPGGSEPGPPSWNSYDQQPPWGNQPDQPPWGQREPPFPPRMQRPPHFRGPFPPHQQPPPFNQPPPPPHNFGRFPPRFMQDDFPPRHHYDRPPYTPHRFDYAQGEFPGDMPVPPPHHHPNQRLPPPGMGADHPPWGGSQHQDFGPPPHGFNGHSPHVRHRQTPVQDDPSLVPNVPYFDLPAGLMAPLVKLEDCDYKPLDPKDIRLPPPMPPSDRLLAAVEAFYSPPSHDRPRNSEGWEQNGLYEFFRAKMRARRKKGQEKRNSVRGGSRSRSRSHSRGRSSSHSSSRSSKSSRSRSHSSRSRSRSRSRSYSRSRSRSRSRSSRSRSRSRSRSRSCSPTKKRRGPKSCSSSPPSTSVLGGPPSKLSTDNRLGEENKGHQLLMKMGWSGSGGLGAKEQGIQDPIKGGDIRDKWDQYKGVGVSLDDPYENYRRNKSYNFVARMKAREEVNREPPEAPPTE, from the exons ATGGACATCCCCAGTGCCCCCGAAG ATCAAGAACTGAGGAATGTAATTGACAAACTAGCCCAGTTTGTCGCTCGCAATGGGCCCGAATTTGAAAAGATGACAATGGAGAAACAGAAGGACAACCCAAAATTCTCCTTCCTCTTTGGTGGAGAATACTTCAGCTACTACAAATGCAAGCTTGCCATGGAGCAACAACAGC ATCCCTCTACCCACGATGGAGAGGAATATAAAACTGAAG ATTTGTACAACCCAGGTGCCAAAGAGGTGGTTGATATCCCTCCTCCACCGATGGCGATGATTGCTCCACCTCCCATCCTTCCGCCTGCTGCTCCGGCTATCGATGAGCTAATCCAGCAGAGTCAGTggaatctgcagcagcaggagcagcatcTGCACACGCTCAGACAG GAGCAAGTGACTGCAGCCATTGCTCTGGCCATGGAGCAGCAAACCCAAAAACTGCTGCTGGAGTCTCAGTTGGACATTACTGAGTTTGACAACTTGTTGCAGCCTATCATAGACACCTGCACCAAAGATGCTATCTCT GCTGGTAAGAACTGGATGTTCAACAACGCCAAGACTCCACAGCACTGTGAACTGATGACATCGCATCTCCGTAACCGCATCATTACTGACGGGGCACATTTTGAGCTCCGACTACATCTCATCTATTTAACCAATGACGTTCTCCATCACTG ccagaggaagcagcagaaggATTTGTTGGCAGCACTGCAGAAAGTTGTGGTTCCCATCTACTGCACCAGCTTCCTGGCAGTGgaagaagagaagcagcagaagatcACTCGG ctgctgcagctgtgggaGAAGAATGGCTACTTTAATGATGAAACCATTCAACAGCTCCAGAATCCAGCACTGGGCATCGGCCAGTATCAG gctTCTCTGATAACAGAGTATGCTGCAGTGGTGCAGCCCATCCAGCTGGCCTTCCAGCAGCAGATCCAGTCCTTGAAAACCCAGCATGAAGAGTTTGTTGCCAccctgaagcagcagcaccagcaacCGCAGCAACCACAGCCTACTCCCGTAGCACAACTAGCTACCCCCACTGAGCCTGAAAAGGCCCCACTTATGACCACACAAACTG GGGATGTGAAGCCTGCCATGTCAGGGCCTCCTTCAGGAGAGTTTGATGGAGCCTCCTCCAGACCACAGGACCCCAGCAACCCCAGTGGACCCTCAGATATCCCCCCCAACAAGCCTGCGTGGTATGATCCCCAGCACCTGGGCCCCTGGAACCCCAACCAGCCG CCACCTTTTGACCCAAACCAGCCTCCACCTCCTTGCCCGCCCTGGAACAGCCATGAGGGTATGTGGAATGACCAGAGGGAGCCAGGGAACTGGAGCGGAGGTCCACCCAGAGAAGGAGGCCCTTGGAGTGGTCCAGGTGGGTCTGAACCAGGTCCTCCATCCTGGAACTCATATGACCAACAGCCACCATGGGGGAATCAGCCTGACCAGCCTCCCTGGGGCCAGAGAGAGCCCCCATTTCCTCCACGCATGCAG AGACCTCCCCATTTTAGAGGGCCCTTCCCTCCACACCAGCAGCCACCTCCTTTCAACcagccccctccacctccacacaaTTTTGGACGCTTTCCACCACGGTTTATGCAGGATGACTTCCCACCCAGACACCATTATGACAGGCCACCGTACACCCCACACCGCTTTGACTATGCTCAGGGAGAATTTCCCGGGG ACATGCCAGTCCCTCCTCCCCACCACCATCCCAATCAGAGGCTCCCTCCCCCAGGCATGGGGGCTGATCATCCTCCCTGGGGTGGAAGCCAGCACCAAGATTTTGGCCCACCCCCACACGGCTTCAATGGCCATTCTCCACACGTGCGCCATCGGCAGACTCCGGTGCAAGATGACCCAAGTCTGGTGCCAAATGTACCCTACTTTGATCTACCAGCTGGTCTCATGGCTCCACTGGTCAAA CTTGAGGACTGTGATTATAAACCTCTGGACCCTAAAGACATCCGACTGCCCCCTCCCATGCCACCTAGTGATCGGCTGCTTGCTGCTGTGGAAGCTTTCTACAGTCCTCCATCCCATGATCGTCCTCGGAACAG TGAAGGCTGGGAGCAGAACGGCCTGTATGAGTTCTTCAGGGCCAAGATGAGAGCCAGGAGGAAAAAGGGACAAGAGAAACGCAACAG TGTTCGCGGAGGCAGTCGTTCCAGGAGTCGCTCTCACAGCAGAGGAAGGTCTTCGTCTCACTCCAGCTCTCGCTCTTCTAAGTCCTCCAGGTCACGATCCCACTCATCTCGATCCCGCTCCCGCAGCCGCTCACGCTCCTACTCACGATCCAG GTCCAGGAGTAGATCCAGGTCATCTCGGAGTCGCTCTCGCTCCAGGTCCAGATCCCGTTCATGCTCACCCACCAAGAAACGCCGTGGCCCCaaatcctgcagctcctcccctCC ctccacatcAGTGTTGGGTGGTCCTCCCTCCAAACTATCAACAGATAACAGGCTTGGGGAGGAGAACAAGGGCCATCAGCTGCTGATGAAAATGG GCTGGAGTGGTTCAGGTGGTTTGGGGGCAAAAGAACAGGGCATCCAGGACCCCATCAAAGGAGGAGATATCAGGGATAAATGGGACCAGTACAAAGGTGTGGGTGTGTCATTGGATGACCCTTATGAGAACTATCGCAGGAACAAGAGCTACAACTTTGTCGCCCGCATGAAGGCACGAGAAGAAG TGAACCGGGAACCTCCGGAAGCCCCACCAACTGAATGA
- the cherp gene encoding calcium homeostasis endoplasmic reticulum protein isoform X3 produces the protein MDIPSAPEDQELRNVIDKLAQFVARNGPEFEKMTMEKQKDNPKFSFLFGGEYFSYYKCKLAMEQQQHLYNPGAKEVVDIPPPPMAMIAPPPILPPAAPAIDELIQQSQWNLQQQEQHLHTLRQEQVTAAIALAMEQQTQKLLLESQLDITEFDNLLQPIIDTCTKDAISAGKNWMFNNAKTPQHCELMTSHLRNRIITDGAHFELRLHLIYLTNDVLHHCQRKQQKDLLAALQKVVVPIYCTSFLAVEEEKQQKITRLLQLWEKNGYFNDETIQQLQNPALGIGQYQASLITEYAAVVQPIQLAFQQQIQSLKTQHEEFVATLKQQHQQPQQPQPTPVAQLATPTEPEKAPLMTTQTGDVKPAMSGPPSGEFDGASSRPQDPSNPSGPSDIPPNKPAWYDPQHLGPWNPNQPPPFDPNQPPPPCPPWNSHEGMWNDQREPGNWSGGPPREGGPWSGPGGSEPGPPSWNSYDQQPPWGNQPDQPPWGQREPPFPPRMQRPPHFRGPFPPHQQPPPFNQPPPPPHNFGRFPPRFMQDDFPPRHHYDRPPYTPHRFDYAQGEFPGDMPVPPPHHHPNQRLPPPGMGADHPPWGGSQHQDFGPPPHGFNGHSPHVRHRQTPVQDDPSLVPNVPYFDLPAGLMAPLVKLEDCDYKPLDPKDIRLPPPMPPSDRLLAAVEAFYSPPSHDRPRNSEGWEQNGLYEFFRAKMRARRKKGQEKRNSVRGGSRSRSRSHSRGRSSSHSSSRSSKSSRSRSHSSRSRSRSRSRSYSRSRSRSRSRSSRSRSRSRSRSRSCSPTKKRRGPKSCSSSPPSTSVLGGPPSKLSTDNRLGEENKGHQLLMKMGWSGSGGLGAKEQGIQDPIKGGDIRDKWDQYKGVGVSLDDPYENYRRNKSYNFVARMKAREEVNREPPEAPPTE, from the exons ATGGACATCCCCAGTGCCCCCGAAG ATCAAGAACTGAGGAATGTAATTGACAAACTAGCCCAGTTTGTCGCTCGCAATGGGCCCGAATTTGAAAAGATGACAATGGAGAAACAGAAGGACAACCCAAAATTCTCCTTCCTCTTTGGTGGAGAATACTTCAGCTACTACAAATGCAAGCTTGCCATGGAGCAACAACAGC ATTTGTACAACCCAGGTGCCAAAGAGGTGGTTGATATCCCTCCTCCACCGATGGCGATGATTGCTCCACCTCCCATCCTTCCGCCTGCTGCTCCGGCTATCGATGAGCTAATCCAGCAGAGTCAGTggaatctgcagcagcaggagcagcatcTGCACACGCTCAGACAG GAGCAAGTGACTGCAGCCATTGCTCTGGCCATGGAGCAGCAAACCCAAAAACTGCTGCTGGAGTCTCAGTTGGACATTACTGAGTTTGACAACTTGTTGCAGCCTATCATAGACACCTGCACCAAAGATGCTATCTCT GCTGGTAAGAACTGGATGTTCAACAACGCCAAGACTCCACAGCACTGTGAACTGATGACATCGCATCTCCGTAACCGCATCATTACTGACGGGGCACATTTTGAGCTCCGACTACATCTCATCTATTTAACCAATGACGTTCTCCATCACTG ccagaggaagcagcagaaggATTTGTTGGCAGCACTGCAGAAAGTTGTGGTTCCCATCTACTGCACCAGCTTCCTGGCAGTGgaagaagagaagcagcagaagatcACTCGG ctgctgcagctgtgggaGAAGAATGGCTACTTTAATGATGAAACCATTCAACAGCTCCAGAATCCAGCACTGGGCATCGGCCAGTATCAG gctTCTCTGATAACAGAGTATGCTGCAGTGGTGCAGCCCATCCAGCTGGCCTTCCAGCAGCAGATCCAGTCCTTGAAAACCCAGCATGAAGAGTTTGTTGCCAccctgaagcagcagcaccagcaacCGCAGCAACCACAGCCTACTCCCGTAGCACAACTAGCTACCCCCACTGAGCCTGAAAAGGCCCCACTTATGACCACACAAACTG GGGATGTGAAGCCTGCCATGTCAGGGCCTCCTTCAGGAGAGTTTGATGGAGCCTCCTCCAGACCACAGGACCCCAGCAACCCCAGTGGACCCTCAGATATCCCCCCCAACAAGCCTGCGTGGTATGATCCCCAGCACCTGGGCCCCTGGAACCCCAACCAGCCG CCACCTTTTGACCCAAACCAGCCTCCACCTCCTTGCCCGCCCTGGAACAGCCATGAGGGTATGTGGAATGACCAGAGGGAGCCAGGGAACTGGAGCGGAGGTCCACCCAGAGAAGGAGGCCCTTGGAGTGGTCCAGGTGGGTCTGAACCAGGTCCTCCATCCTGGAACTCATATGACCAACAGCCACCATGGGGGAATCAGCCTGACCAGCCTCCCTGGGGCCAGAGAGAGCCCCCATTTCCTCCACGCATGCAG AGACCTCCCCATTTTAGAGGGCCCTTCCCTCCACACCAGCAGCCACCTCCTTTCAACcagccccctccacctccacacaaTTTTGGACGCTTTCCACCACGGTTTATGCAGGATGACTTCCCACCCAGACACCATTATGACAGGCCACCGTACACCCCACACCGCTTTGACTATGCTCAGGGAGAATTTCCCGGGG ACATGCCAGTCCCTCCTCCCCACCACCATCCCAATCAGAGGCTCCCTCCCCCAGGCATGGGGGCTGATCATCCTCCCTGGGGTGGAAGCCAGCACCAAGATTTTGGCCCACCCCCACACGGCTTCAATGGCCATTCTCCACACGTGCGCCATCGGCAGACTCCGGTGCAAGATGACCCAAGTCTGGTGCCAAATGTACCCTACTTTGATCTACCAGCTGGTCTCATGGCTCCACTGGTCAAA CTTGAGGACTGTGATTATAAACCTCTGGACCCTAAAGACATCCGACTGCCCCCTCCCATGCCACCTAGTGATCGGCTGCTTGCTGCTGTGGAAGCTTTCTACAGTCCTCCATCCCATGATCGTCCTCGGAACAG TGAAGGCTGGGAGCAGAACGGCCTGTATGAGTTCTTCAGGGCCAAGATGAGAGCCAGGAGGAAAAAGGGACAAGAGAAACGCAACAG TGTTCGCGGAGGCAGTCGTTCCAGGAGTCGCTCTCACAGCAGAGGAAGGTCTTCGTCTCACTCCAGCTCTCGCTCTTCTAAGTCCTCCAGGTCACGATCCCACTCATCTCGATCCCGCTCCCGCAGCCGCTCACGCTCCTACTCACGATCCAG GTCCAGGAGTAGATCCAGGTCATCTCGGAGTCGCTCTCGCTCCAGGTCCAGATCCCGTTCATGCTCACCCACCAAGAAACGCCGTGGCCCCaaatcctgcagctcctcccctCC ctccacatcAGTGTTGGGTGGTCCTCCCTCCAAACTATCAACAGATAACAGGCTTGGGGAGGAGAACAAGGGCCATCAGCTGCTGATGAAAATGG GCTGGAGTGGTTCAGGTGGTTTGGGGGCAAAAGAACAGGGCATCCAGGACCCCATCAAAGGAGGAGATATCAGGGATAAATGGGACCAGTACAAAGGTGTGGGTGTGTCATTGGATGACCCTTATGAGAACTATCGCAGGAACAAGAGCTACAACTTTGTCGCCCGCATGAAGGCACGAGAAGAAG TGAACCGGGAACCTCCGGAAGCCCCACCAACTGAATGA
- the cherp gene encoding calcium homeostasis endoplasmic reticulum protein isoform X4: MDIPSAPEDQELRNVIDKLAQFVARNGPEFEKMTMEKQKDNPKFSFLFGGEYFSYYKCKLAMEQQQHPSTHDGEEYKTEDLYNPGAKEVVDIPPPPMAMIAPPPILPPAAPAIDELIQQSQWNLQQQEQHLHTLRQEQVTAAIALAMEQQTQKLLLESQLDITEFDNLLQPIIDTCTKDAISAGKNWMFNNAKTPQHCELMTSHLRNRIITDGAHFELRLHLIYLTNDVLHHCQRKQQKDLLAALQKVVVPIYCTSFLAVEEEKQQKITRLLQLWEKNGYFNDETIQQLQNPALGIGQYQASLITEYAAVVQPIQLAFQQQIQSLKTQHEEFVATLKQQHQQPQQPQPTPVAQLATPTEPEKAPLMTTQTGDVKPAMSGPPSGEFDGASSRPQDPSNPSGPSDIPPNKPAWYDPQHLGPWNPNQPVKTHPPFDPNQPPPPCPPWNSHEGMWNDQREPGNWSGGPPREGGPWSGPGGSEPGPPSWNSYDQQPPWGNQPDQPPWGQREPPFPPRMQRPPHFRGPFPPHQQPPPFNQPPPPPHNFGRFPPRFMQDDFPPRHHYDRPPYTPHRFDYAQGEFPGDMPVPPPHHHPNQRLPPPGMGADHPPWGGSQHQDFGPPPHGFNGHSPHVRHRQTPVQDDPSLVPNVPYFDLPAGLMAPLVKLEDCDYKPLDPKDIRLPPPMPPSDRLLAAVEAFYSPPSHDRPRNSEGWEQNGLYEFFRAKMRARRKKGQEKRNSVRGGSRSRSRSHSRGRSSSHSSSRSSKSSRSRSHSSRSRSRSRSRSYSRSRSRSRSRSSRSRSRSRSRSRSCSPTKKRRGPKSCSSSPPSTSVLGGPPSKLSTDNRLGEENKGHQLLMKMGWSGSGGLGAKEQGIQDPIKGGDIRDKWDQYKGVGVSLDDPYENYRRNKSYNFVARMKAREEVNREPPEAPPTE, encoded by the exons ATGGACATCCCCAGTGCCCCCGAAG ATCAAGAACTGAGGAATGTAATTGACAAACTAGCCCAGTTTGTCGCTCGCAATGGGCCCGAATTTGAAAAGATGACAATGGAGAAACAGAAGGACAACCCAAAATTCTCCTTCCTCTTTGGTGGAGAATACTTCAGCTACTACAAATGCAAGCTTGCCATGGAGCAACAACAGC ATCCCTCTACCCACGATGGAGAGGAATATAAAACTGAAG ATTTGTACAACCCAGGTGCCAAAGAGGTGGTTGATATCCCTCCTCCACCGATGGCGATGATTGCTCCACCTCCCATCCTTCCGCCTGCTGCTCCGGCTATCGATGAGCTAATCCAGCAGAGTCAGTggaatctgcagcagcaggagcagcatcTGCACACGCTCAGACAG GAGCAAGTGACTGCAGCCATTGCTCTGGCCATGGAGCAGCAAACCCAAAAACTGCTGCTGGAGTCTCAGTTGGACATTACTGAGTTTGACAACTTGTTGCAGCCTATCATAGACACCTGCACCAAAGATGCTATCTCT GCTGGTAAGAACTGGATGTTCAACAACGCCAAGACTCCACAGCACTGTGAACTGATGACATCGCATCTCCGTAACCGCATCATTACTGACGGGGCACATTTTGAGCTCCGACTACATCTCATCTATTTAACCAATGACGTTCTCCATCACTG ccagaggaagcagcagaaggATTTGTTGGCAGCACTGCAGAAAGTTGTGGTTCCCATCTACTGCACCAGCTTCCTGGCAGTGgaagaagagaagcagcagaagatcACTCGG ctgctgcagctgtgggaGAAGAATGGCTACTTTAATGATGAAACCATTCAACAGCTCCAGAATCCAGCACTGGGCATCGGCCAGTATCAG gctTCTCTGATAACAGAGTATGCTGCAGTGGTGCAGCCCATCCAGCTGGCCTTCCAGCAGCAGATCCAGTCCTTGAAAACCCAGCATGAAGAGTTTGTTGCCAccctgaagcagcagcaccagcaacCGCAGCAACCACAGCCTACTCCCGTAGCACAACTAGCTACCCCCACTGAGCCTGAAAAGGCCCCACTTATGACCACACAAACTG GGGATGTGAAGCCTGCCATGTCAGGGCCTCCTTCAGGAGAGTTTGATGGAGCCTCCTCCAGACCACAGGACCCCAGCAACCCCAGTGGACCCTCAGATATCCCCCCCAACAAGCCTGCGTGGTATGATCCCCAGCACCTGGGCCCCTGGAACCCCAACCAGCCGGTAAAGACCCAT CCACCTTTTGACCCAAACCAGCCTCCACCTCCTTGCCCGCCCTGGAACAGCCATGAGGGTATGTGGAATGACCAGAGGGAGCCAGGGAACTGGAGCGGAGGTCCACCCAGAGAAGGAGGCCCTTGGAGTGGTCCAGGTGGGTCTGAACCAGGTCCTCCATCCTGGAACTCATATGACCAACAGCCACCATGGGGGAATCAGCCTGACCAGCCTCCCTGGGGCCAGAGAGAGCCCCCATTTCCTCCACGCATGCAG AGACCTCCCCATTTTAGAGGGCCCTTCCCTCCACACCAGCAGCCACCTCCTTTCAACcagccccctccacctccacacaaTTTTGGACGCTTTCCACCACGGTTTATGCAGGATGACTTCCCACCCAGACACCATTATGACAGGCCACCGTACACCCCACACCGCTTTGACTATGCTCAGGGAGAATTTCCCGGGG ACATGCCAGTCCCTCCTCCCCACCACCATCCCAATCAGAGGCTCCCTCCCCCAGGCATGGGGGCTGATCATCCTCCCTGGGGTGGAAGCCAGCACCAAGATTTTGGCCCACCCCCACACGGCTTCAATGGCCATTCTCCACACGTGCGCCATCGGCAGACTCCGGTGCAAGATGACCCAAGTCTGGTGCCAAATGTACCCTACTTTGATCTACCAGCTGGTCTCATGGCTCCACTGGTCAAA CTTGAGGACTGTGATTATAAACCTCTGGACCCTAAAGACATCCGACTGCCCCCTCCCATGCCACCTAGTGATCGGCTGCTTGCTGCTGTGGAAGCTTTCTACAGTCCTCCATCCCATGATCGTCCTCGGAACAG TGAAGGCTGGGAGCAGAACGGCCTGTATGAGTTCTTCAGGGCCAAGATGAGAGCCAGGAGGAAAAAGGGACAAGAGAAACGCAACAG TGTTCGCGGAGGCAGTCGTTCCAGGAGTCGCTCTCACAGCAGAGGAAGGTCTTCGTCTCACTCCAGCTCTCGCTCTTCTAAGTCCTCCAGGTCACGATCCCACTCATCTCGATCCCGCTCCCGCAGCCGCTCACGCTCCTACTCACGATCCAG GTCCAGGAGTAGATCCAGGTCATCTCGGAGTCGCTCTCGCTCCAGGTCCAGATCCCGTTCATGCTCACCCACCAAGAAACGCCGTGGCCCCaaatcctgcagctcctcccctCC ctccacatcAGTGTTGGGTGGTCCTCCCTCCAAACTATCAACAGATAACAGGCTTGGGGAGGAGAACAAGGGCCATCAGCTGCTGATGAAAATGG GCTGGAGTGGTTCAGGTGGTTTGGGGGCAAAAGAACAGGGCATCCAGGACCCCATCAAAGGAGGAGATATCAGGGATAAATGGGACCAGTACAAAGGTGTGGGTGTGTCATTGGATGACCCTTATGAGAACTATCGCAGGAACAAGAGCTACAACTTTGTCGCCCGCATGAAGGCACGAGAAGAAG TGAACCGGGAACCTCCGGAAGCCCCACCAACTGAATGA